From a region of the Actinopolymorpha singaporensis genome:
- a CDS encoding MFS transporter has translation MIETFRSLRNRNYRLYAAGSAVSNIGTWLQRVAQDWLVLELTHNSGTALGITTGLQFLPFLLVAPFGGLIADRFSKRKVLQCTQVAMGVTAAALALLDLTGVVTVWHVYLIAFLFGVASAVDNPARQSFVVEMVGREDLPNAVGLNSASFNGARVIGPAVAGFLIVLVGTGWVILINAITYSATILALSRMRSSELHSAPAVPRKPGMLRDGVRYVRGRPDLMLVLWVVFFVGCFGLNFQMTSALMATEVFGKGAGEYGVLGSIVAVGAVIGALRAARTGRPRLRIVLVAAVIFGILEALNGLAPTYLTFALMLPFLGFAQLTMITAANAMMQLSVSPEMRGRVISLYSMVFIGSTPFGAPIVGWVGQTFGARWTLIGGGLISLLGTLGAALILTRRQGLVMRAHLRPRPHLHIWWTQARPEAAGGGLPADAAAPEGGAEGEVVTRERPIEAEPVETEPGRAEPVGVRAGAGGPAGPDDLRGDGSTPDVGPNAHHDGVRRSGPADEYRRTSVVPAQPAVRHTSVPAGERVPAWSSVATTRCSAPTPQAVRPGRPRVSARRPLHGEPGRSSAL, from the coding sequence GTGATCGAGACGTTCCGATCCCTCCGGAATCGCAACTACCGTCTCTACGCAGCCGGCTCGGCAGTCTCCAACATCGGCACCTGGCTGCAGCGAGTCGCCCAGGACTGGCTCGTCCTCGAGCTCACCCACAACAGCGGCACCGCCCTCGGCATCACCACCGGCCTGCAGTTCCTTCCGTTCTTGCTGGTCGCACCGTTCGGTGGGCTGATCGCCGACCGCTTCTCCAAGCGCAAGGTGCTGCAGTGCACCCAGGTCGCGATGGGCGTCACCGCCGCCGCGCTTGCCCTGCTCGACCTCACCGGTGTGGTCACCGTGTGGCACGTCTACCTCATCGCGTTCCTGTTCGGCGTCGCCAGTGCGGTCGACAACCCCGCGCGGCAGTCGTTCGTGGTGGAGATGGTGGGCAGGGAGGACCTGCCCAACGCCGTCGGCCTGAACTCCGCGTCGTTCAACGGCGCCCGGGTCATCGGGCCCGCGGTGGCCGGTTTCCTGATCGTCCTGGTCGGCACCGGCTGGGTGATCCTGATCAACGCGATCACCTACAGCGCGACCATCCTCGCCCTGTCCCGGATGCGTTCCTCCGAACTCCACTCGGCCCCAGCTGTCCCGCGCAAGCCCGGCATGCTGCGCGATGGGGTCCGTTACGTGCGCGGCCGGCCGGACCTGATGCTCGTGCTGTGGGTCGTCTTCTTCGTCGGCTGCTTCGGCCTGAACTTCCAGATGACCAGTGCCCTGATGGCCACCGAGGTGTTCGGCAAGGGCGCTGGTGAGTACGGCGTTCTGGGCTCGATCGTCGCGGTCGGTGCCGTGATCGGCGCCCTGCGCGCCGCCCGCACCGGACGGCCGCGGCTGCGGATCGTTCTCGTCGCCGCGGTGATCTTCGGGATCCTGGAGGCGCTGAACGGCCTGGCACCGACCTATCTCACCTTCGCCCTCATGCTGCCGTTCCTCGGGTTCGCGCAGCTGACCATGATCACCGCTGCGAACGCGATGATGCAGTTGTCGGTCAGCCCGGAGATGCGTGGGCGGGTGATCTCGCTCTACAGCATGGTGTTCATCGGCAGCACCCCGTTCGGTGCGCCGATCGTGGGCTGGGTCGGCCAGACCTTCGGCGCCCGGTGGACCCTCATCGGCGGTGGACTGATCAGCCTGCTCGGCACGCTCGGCGCCGCGCTGATCCTGACCCGCCGGCAGGGGCTGGTGATGCGGGCGCACCTGCGTCCGCGGCCGCACCTGCACATCTGGTGGACCCAGGCCCGGCCGGAGGCGGCCGGTGGGGGACTGCCGGCCGACGCCGCCGCACCGGAAGGTGGCGCCGAGGGCGAGGTGGTCACCCGGGAACGCCCGATCGAAGCCGAGCCGGTGGAGACCGAGCCCGGGAGGGCCGAACCGGTAGGAGTACGCGCCGGGGCCGGCGGGCCGGCCGGTCCGGACGACCTGCGCGGCGACGGCAGCACGCCGGACGTCGGGCCGAACGCACACCACGACGGCGTACGCCGGTCCGGACCCGCCGACGAGTACCGGCGTACCTCGGTCGTGCCGGCCCAACCGGCGGTGCGCCACACATCGGTGCCGGCCGGTGAGAGAGTGCCGGCATGGAGTTCGGTCGCCACCACTCGCTGCTCGGCCCCGACACCGCAGGCCGTGCGGCCGGGGCGGCCCAGGGTCTCGGCGCGCCGTCCCCTGCACGGCGAGCCCGGACGGTCCTCGGCGCTGTAG
- a CDS encoding MarR family winged helix-turn-helix transcriptional regulator, giving the protein MPSSTLPVKSDAGLASVLRISVMRLSRRLRNQRAADHQLTANQLGVMSTVNRHGALTIGEIAALEKVRPPSTTRTVSSLEALGLAVREAHPTDGRQVVVRLADEGRRILAEDRKRRDAWLAQRLRELSPDEKEILRQAAPILERLAAA; this is encoded by the coding sequence ATGCCGTCATCAACCTTGCCCGTGAAGTCTGACGCGGGCCTCGCAAGTGTGTTGCGGATTTCGGTGATGCGGTTGTCCCGTCGGCTGCGAAACCAGCGCGCCGCCGACCACCAGCTCACGGCGAACCAGCTCGGTGTGATGTCCACCGTCAACCGTCACGGTGCGTTGACGATCGGTGAGATCGCCGCCCTGGAAAAGGTGCGGCCCCCGTCGACCACCCGCACGGTGAGCTCGCTGGAAGCCCTCGGTCTCGCGGTGCGTGAGGCGCACCCCACCGACGGGCGCCAGGTGGTGGTCCGGCTGGCCGACGAAGGACGACGCATCCTCGCCGAAGACCGCAAGCGACGCGACGCGTGGCTGGCCCAGCGTCTGCGCGAACTGTCCCCCGACGAGAAAGAGATCCTGCGCCAGGCGGCGCCGATCCTGGAAAGGCTGGCCGCAGCGTGA
- a CDS encoding SDR family NAD(P)-dependent oxidoreductase produces the protein MPGYVEGLFSLHGRVALITGGSSGIGGAIAGALARAGADVVVVARREPPLLETVAALRRAGCQAAHVQADLGVRAEVFRAADEAVAVFGEPDIVVHAAGVNLRPPLAELTPADWDRTLAVNLDAAFLLGQRFGPAMAARGWGRIINVGSQQSIRAFGNSGGYGVSKAGVLALTRSQAEAWSAQGVRCNAIVPGFVRTPLTEAVMNDPEREQALAARTMVGRNGEPADFAGVSVFLASDAADYVTGQAIFVDGGFSVT, from the coding sequence ATGCCGGGTTACGTGGAAGGTCTGTTCTCGCTGCACGGCCGGGTGGCCCTGATCACCGGTGGAAGCTCGGGGATCGGGGGCGCGATCGCCGGGGCACTGGCCCGGGCCGGTGCCGACGTGGTGGTGGTCGCCCGGCGGGAGCCCCCGCTGCTGGAGACGGTGGCGGCTCTGCGCCGGGCCGGCTGCCAGGCCGCGCACGTGCAGGCCGACCTCGGGGTCCGTGCCGAGGTGTTCCGGGCCGCCGACGAGGCGGTCGCGGTGTTCGGGGAGCCCGACATCGTGGTGCACGCGGCCGGGGTCAACCTCCGCCCGCCGCTGGCCGAGCTCACTCCCGCCGACTGGGACCGCACGCTGGCGGTCAACCTCGACGCCGCGTTCCTGCTCGGCCAGCGGTTCGGCCCGGCGATGGCCGCCCGCGGGTGGGGACGGATCATCAACGTCGGTTCGCAGCAGTCGATCCGGGCGTTCGGCAACAGCGGCGGGTACGGCGTGTCAAAGGCCGGGGTGCTCGCCCTCACCCGGTCCCAGGCAGAGGCCTGGTCGGCGCAGGGTGTGCGGTGCAACGCGATCGTCCCGGGCTTCGTCCGCACGCCGCTCACCGAGGCGGTGATGAACGATCCCGAGCGCGAGCAGGCGCTGGCCGCCCGGACGATGGTCGGCCGCAACGGCGAACCCGCCGACTTCGCGGGAGTCTCGGTGTTCCTCGCCAGCGACGCCGCGGACTACGTGACGGGGCAGGCGATCTTCGTCGACGGCGGCTTCTCCGTCACCTGA
- a CDS encoding NCS2 family permease, producing MAGAATDTVSTDKRDRDPNGGIDRFFRISERGSTVGREIRGGLVTFFAMAYIVALNPLIIGTVKDASGQFLGGGTSPNIAMVAAATALVAGVVTILMGLVANYPLALATGLGLNAFLAFGVASSMTWADAMGLIVLEGLVILVLVLTGFRRAVFHAVPRELKTAISVGIGLFIALIGFVDAGLVRRTAAPPVPVQFGIDGSLGGWPVLVFVVGLLAITVMVVRKVRGAILYGILGATVLAIVIEAIAKVGAAGPGYATNPRGWGLNVPRLPDHWIQVPDFGLLGHFSLLGSFQRIGIVAAVLLIFTLMVADFFDTMGTMTAIGSEAGLLDKDGVPPNSQRILVVDSVAAAAGGAASVSSATSYIESAAGVGEGARTGLASVVTGVCFLLTTAFAPIVEIIPYEAATPALVVVGFLMMTQVTEISWDRYDIAIPAFLTIVLMPFTYSISVGIGAGFVSYVVLRTARGKAREIHPLLWVVALLFVVYFAIDPIKQVLGVS from the coding sequence ATGGCCGGTGCGGCAACCGACACGGTATCCACCGACAAGCGCGACAGAGATCCCAACGGCGGGATCGACCGTTTCTTCCGGATCAGCGAGCGCGGGTCGACGGTCGGCCGGGAGATCCGCGGCGGGTTGGTGACGTTCTTCGCGATGGCGTACATCGTCGCGCTGAACCCGCTGATCATCGGCACCGTCAAGGACGCGAGCGGCCAGTTCCTCGGCGGCGGCACCTCGCCGAACATCGCGATGGTCGCGGCGGCGACCGCGCTGGTCGCGGGCGTGGTCACGATCCTGATGGGCCTCGTCGCCAACTACCCGCTGGCGCTGGCGACCGGCCTCGGCCTGAACGCCTTCCTCGCGTTCGGCGTCGCGTCCTCGATGACCTGGGCGGACGCGATGGGCCTCATCGTGCTCGAGGGCCTGGTCATCCTGGTGCTGGTGCTCACCGGTTTCCGCCGGGCGGTGTTCCACGCCGTGCCCCGGGAGCTCAAGACGGCGATCAGCGTCGGTATCGGACTGTTCATCGCGCTGATCGGCTTCGTCGACGCGGGTCTGGTCCGGCGTACCGCCGCGCCGCCGGTGCCGGTGCAGTTCGGCATCGACGGGTCCCTCGGCGGCTGGCCGGTGCTGGTGTTCGTGGTGGGCCTGCTGGCGATCACGGTCATGGTGGTCCGCAAGGTGCGCGGCGCGATCCTGTACGGCATCCTCGGCGCCACGGTGCTGGCGATCGTGATCGAGGCGATCGCGAAGGTCGGTGCCGCCGGGCCCGGTTACGCGACCAACCCCAGGGGCTGGGGCCTGAACGTTCCGCGGCTGCCCGACCACTGGATCCAGGTGCCCGACTTCGGCCTGCTCGGCCACTTCAGCCTGCTCGGGTCGTTCCAGCGCATCGGCATCGTGGCCGCGGTGCTGCTCATCTTCACCCTGATGGTCGCCGACTTCTTCGACACGATGGGCACGATGACCGCGATCGGCTCCGAGGCCGGGCTGCTCGACAAGGACGGCGTACCCCCGAACTCCCAGCGGATCCTGGTGGTCGACTCGGTGGCCGCGGCGGCCGGTGGTGCGGCGTCGGTGTCGTCGGCCACGTCCTACATCGAGTCCGCGGCCGGTGTCGGTGAGGGCGCGCGCACCGGGCTGGCCAGCGTCGTCACCGGCGTGTGCTTCCTGCTCACCACGGCCTTCGCGCCGATCGTGGAGATCATTCCCTACGAGGCGGCCACGCCGGCCCTGGTCGTCGTCGGCTTCTTGATGATGACCCAGGTCACCGAGATCTCCTGGGACCGGTACGACATCGCGATCCCGGCGTTCCTCACCATCGTGCTGATGCCGTTCACGTACTCCATCAGCGTCGGCATCGGTGCGGGCTTCGTGTCGTACGTCGTGCTGCGCACGGCCCGCGGCAAGGCGCGGGAGATCCACCCGCTGCTGTGGGTGGTCGCGCTGCTGTTCGTCGTCTACTTCGCGATCGACCCGATCAAGCAGGTGCTCGGCGTCTCCTGA
- a CDS encoding DUF2530 domain-containing protein, which translates to MNPDEPTPDEAATDESGRSARGHLLASEVHPLDVDGVRTVSVGILVWTVALLGLLPFASRLRAAAMDWWLWTCVTGIALGLVGLAYCRNRRDRMAQDPQGQDRPARPAQRPERRG; encoded by the coding sequence GTGAACCCGGACGAACCAACCCCGGACGAGGCAGCCACGGACGAGTCCGGTCGGTCGGCCCGCGGGCACCTGCTCGCCAGCGAGGTGCACCCGCTCGACGTGGACGGCGTGCGCACGGTCTCCGTCGGCATCCTCGTCTGGACGGTCGCGCTGCTCGGCCTGCTGCCGTTCGCGTCCCGGCTGCGCGCCGCGGCCATGGACTGGTGGCTGTGGACGTGCGTGACCGGGATCGCGTTGGGACTGGTCGGACTGGCGTACTGCCGGAATCGCCGCGATCGGATGGCGCAGGATCCGCAGGGGCAGGATCGTCCGGCCCGGCCGGCTCAGCGGCCGGAGCGGCGGGGCTGA
- a CDS encoding DUF3027 domain-containing protein encodes MAVVSTTTRRLSRTARIDAVCAGAVELARAAACEVAGDGEVGSYLGCEAEGERVVTHYFGADHRGYVGWRWAVSVARAARAKVATVDEVVLIPGPEAITAPAWVPWSQRVRAGDLGPGDLLPTTPDDFRLVPGYLGPDDTEAADSLRVLNQEVGLGRVRVLSVEGRDDAAERWYAGPHGPDDPIAQAAPAACSTCAFLVPLSGPLGTVFGVCTNEFSPSDGQVVAFDHGCGAHSEVQAPTPAASEPAGMASHVLDTLGYDDLEFQPRRSGR; translated from the coding sequence ATCGCTGTCGTGAGTACCACCACGCGGCGACTTTCCCGGACCGCACGGATCGACGCCGTGTGCGCGGGGGCCGTGGAGCTGGCGCGCGCCGCTGCCTGCGAGGTCGCCGGCGACGGCGAGGTCGGCTCCTACCTCGGCTGCGAGGCCGAGGGCGAGCGGGTCGTCACCCACTACTTCGGCGCCGACCACCGCGGTTACGTCGGCTGGCGCTGGGCGGTCAGCGTGGCCCGGGCCGCCCGGGCCAAGGTCGCGACCGTCGACGAGGTCGTACTCATCCCCGGGCCGGAAGCGATCACCGCGCCCGCGTGGGTGCCGTGGTCGCAGCGGGTGCGTGCGGGCGACCTGGGCCCGGGCGATCTCCTGCCGACGACCCCGGACGACTTCCGCCTGGTGCCCGGCTACCTCGGCCCGGACGACACCGAGGCCGCCGACTCGCTCCGTGTCCTCAACCAGGAAGTCGGGCTCGGCCGGGTCCGGGTGCTGTCGGTGGAGGGGCGCGACGACGCCGCCGAACGCTGGTACGCCGGACCACACGGCCCGGATGACCCGATCGCGCAGGCGGCCCCGGCTGCGTGTTCCACCTGCGCGTTCCTGGTCCCGCTGTCCGGGCCGCTGGGCACGGTGTTCGGGGTGTGCACCAACGAGTTCTCGCCCAGCGACGGCCAGGTGGTGGCGTTCGACCACGGCTGCGGTGCGCATTCGGAGGTCCAGGCACCCACCCCCGCGGCGTCCGAGCCGGCCGGGATGGCGTCGCACGTGCTCGACACCCTGGGCTACGACGACCTGGAGTTTCAGCCCCGCCGCTCCGGCCGCTGA
- a CDS encoding MFS transporter, whose product MGGAGVRRIRRVTHAQGMGESGLAKLIELNAFHAGGDAAMAIGLAGTLFFAVPSGEARGRVALYLLITMAPFAVVAPLIGPFLDRFRRGRRWAIGSTMAVRAFFCWVMAGGVATGALWLYPLVFGCLIASKAHNVTRAAAVPRLLPDGVALVTANSRISLAGSIGAGVVGAAAGGLAYFGPQWPLRFAFVVFAAGTVAAILLPARVDSAEGEEDVRIADIGRRLRGISPSIGLALRANVAFRVLSGFLLMFMAFLLREVPLPGWSATVQVGAVVGAAGAGNLVGTALGALARARRPELVVSVLLGVTAVVAALAATFYGLVTVAVLAFAAGFAQQAGKLSLDALIQHEVPESVRTSVFARSETLIQLAWVVGGGIGIVLPLIPQLGLGLCAAGLAAGLVVVLRAPRGSASTPAEALRTPTGAADR is encoded by the coding sequence GTGGGCGGGGCAGGCGTCCGCCGGATACGCCGGGTGACCCACGCCCAGGGCATGGGCGAGTCCGGGCTGGCCAAGCTCATCGAGCTGAACGCGTTCCACGCCGGCGGCGACGCGGCGATGGCCATCGGCCTGGCCGGAACGCTCTTCTTCGCCGTACCGTCGGGCGAGGCCCGTGGCCGGGTGGCGCTCTACCTGCTCATCACGATGGCGCCGTTCGCCGTCGTCGCACCGCTCATCGGGCCGTTCCTGGACCGCTTCCGCCGCGGCCGCCGATGGGCGATCGGGTCGACGATGGCGGTCCGCGCGTTCTTCTGCTGGGTGATGGCCGGCGGCGTCGCCACCGGCGCGCTGTGGTTGTACCCACTGGTGTTCGGCTGCCTGATCGCGTCCAAGGCACACAACGTGACCCGGGCCGCGGCCGTGCCGCGGCTGCTGCCGGACGGCGTCGCGCTGGTCACCGCCAACTCGCGGATCTCCCTCGCCGGCAGTATCGGCGCGGGAGTCGTCGGCGCGGCCGCGGGCGGGCTGGCGTACTTCGGCCCGCAGTGGCCGCTGCGGTTCGCGTTCGTGGTCTTCGCCGCGGGCACCGTCGCGGCGATCCTGCTGCCTGCCCGGGTGGATTCCGCCGAGGGTGAGGAGGACGTCCGGATCGCCGACATCGGCCGCCGGCTGCGCGGCATCTCCCCCAGCATCGGACTCGCCCTGCGGGCGAACGTCGCGTTCCGGGTGCTGTCGGGGTTTCTGCTGATGTTCATGGCGTTCCTGCTGCGGGAGGTACCGCTGCCCGGCTGGTCGGCGACGGTGCAGGTGGGCGCGGTGGTCGGCGCGGCCGGTGCCGGGAACCTCGTGGGTACGGCACTGGGCGCGCTGGCCCGAGCCCGCCGGCCCGAGCTCGTGGTGTCGGTGCTGCTCGGCGTCACTGCCGTCGTGGCCGCCCTGGCCGCGACCTTCTACGGACTGGTGACCGTCGCGGTGCTGGCGTTCGCGGCGGGTTTCGCGCAGCAGGCGGGCAAGCTGTCACTGGACGCACTCATCCAGCACGAGGTGCCCGAGAGTGTCCGGACCAGCGTCTTCGCGCGCTCGGAGACGCTGATCCAGCTGGCCTGGGTGGTCGGCGGCGGCATCGGGATCGTGCTACCGCTGATTCCCCAGCTCGGGCTGGGCCTGTGCGCCGCCGGGCTGGCGGCCGGGCTGGTGGTCGTACTCCGAGCCCCACGCGGGTCGGCGTCCACGCCGGCGGAGGCGTTGCGGACGCCGACCGGCGCGGCCGACCGCTGA
- a CDS encoding cold-shock protein — protein MPAGKVKWYDADKGFGFLTKDGGGDVYVRASALPAGVTALKAGQRVEFGIVEGRKGDQALSVRLLESPPSVSKAMRKSPDQMVLIVEDLIRLLDGLETTYRRDRHPDPRTSKKVSTVLRALADELEL, from the coding sequence GTGCCGGCTGGCAAGGTGAAGTGGTACGACGCGGACAAGGGCTTCGGCTTCCTCACCAAGGACGGTGGCGGCGACGTCTACGTCCGGGCGAGCGCCCTGCCCGCGGGGGTCACCGCGCTCAAGGCCGGTCAGCGGGTGGAGTTCGGCATCGTCGAGGGCCGTAAGGGCGACCAGGCCCTGTCGGTGCGGTTGCTGGAGTCCCCGCCGAGCGTCTCCAAGGCGATGCGGAAGTCGCCGGACCAGATGGTGCTGATCGTGGAGGACCTGATCCGGCTGCTCGACGGCCTGGAGACCACCTACCGCCGCGACCGTCACCCGGACCCGCGTACGTCCAAGAAGGTGTCCACGGTGCTGCGGGCGCTGGCCGACGAGCTGGAGCTCTGA
- the larE gene encoding ATP-dependent sacrificial sulfur transferase LarE, with protein MAPDTFVVGFDLDMTLIDSRPGIAAVWDAVSARTGVVVDSALAVSRLGPPLEYEAGLWFPPEQVPDVVALYRNLYPEIAVGAASLMPGATEAIAAVRRHGGRVLVVTAKNTDHAKLHVEHAGLEVDEVIGDVWAEQKGEVLRQHGAAIYAGDHLGDVRGARTAGALALGVATGPVPAEELRAAGADVVLADLADFPYWLEDHLLEQRLSDLDAQLAGLGSVLVAFSGGADSAFLLAAAVRALGPEKVAAATAVSPSLPDAELDPAREFARSLGVEHHTPHTDEMARDGYRANAGDRCYFCKAELVEVLGPLAERFGLTHIATGTNADDALAGFRPGIRAAAERGAVTPLRDAGFTKEQVREASRRWGLPTWDKPAAACLSSRIAYGLSITPARLARVEQAEVALRAVLTDAGTPFRNLRVRDVGDTARIEVDPDVVDQVAGMEEVVEAVLAAGFDAAEVDPKGFRSGAMNELLPDPARYR; from the coding sequence GTGGCCCCGGATACGTTCGTCGTCGGTTTCGACCTGGACATGACCCTGATCGACTCCCGCCCTGGGATCGCCGCGGTGTGGGACGCGGTGTCCGCCCGGACGGGTGTCGTCGTCGACAGCGCGCTCGCGGTGAGCCGGCTCGGCCCGCCGCTGGAGTACGAAGCGGGACTGTGGTTCCCGCCAGAGCAGGTGCCCGACGTCGTCGCGCTCTACCGCAACCTCTACCCCGAGATCGCGGTCGGCGCCGCCTCCCTGATGCCGGGTGCGACCGAGGCGATCGCCGCCGTACGCCGGCACGGCGGCCGGGTGCTGGTCGTCACCGCGAAGAACACCGACCACGCGAAGCTGCACGTCGAGCACGCAGGGCTCGAGGTGGACGAGGTGATCGGTGACGTGTGGGCGGAGCAGAAGGGCGAGGTGCTGCGCCAACACGGCGCGGCCATCTACGCGGGCGACCACCTCGGTGACGTCCGGGGTGCCCGCACCGCGGGAGCCCTCGCGCTCGGTGTCGCCACCGGCCCGGTCCCCGCGGAGGAGCTGCGCGCGGCCGGTGCCGACGTTGTGCTCGCCGACCTGGCCGACTTCCCGTACTGGCTGGAGGACCACCTGCTCGAGCAGCGGCTGAGCGACCTCGACGCCCAGCTGGCGGGCCTGGGCTCGGTGCTGGTGGCGTTCTCCGGCGGTGCGGACTCGGCGTTCCTGCTGGCCGCCGCGGTGCGCGCGCTCGGACCGGAGAAGGTCGCCGCCGCGACCGCGGTGTCGCCGTCCCTACCGGACGCCGAGCTCGACCCGGCGCGGGAGTTCGCCCGGTCGCTCGGTGTCGAGCACCACACGCCGCACACCGACGAGATGGCCCGCGACGGCTACCGCGCCAACGCCGGGGATCGCTGCTACTTCTGCAAGGCGGAGCTGGTGGAGGTGCTCGGCCCGCTGGCCGAGCGATTCGGGCTCACCCACATCGCCACCGGCACCAACGCCGACGACGCGCTGGCGGGCTTCCGTCCGGGCATCCGGGCGGCCGCCGAGCGGGGCGCGGTCACGCCGCTGCGCGACGCCGGCTTCACCAAGGAGCAGGTACGCGAGGCCTCCCGGCGGTGGGGGCTGCCCACCTGGGACAAGCCGGCCGCGGCCTGCCTGTCCAGCCGGATCGCGTACGGGCTCTCGATCACCCCGGCCCGGCTGGCGCGGGTCGAGCAGGCCGAGGTCGCGCTGCGCGCGGTTCTGACCGACGCCGGTACGCCGTTCCGCAACCTGCGGGTCCGCGACGTCGGCGACACCGCCCGGATCGAGGTGGATCCCGACGTCGTCGACCAGGTGGCCGGGATGGAGGAGGTGGTCGAGGCCGTGCTCGCGGCCGGCTTCGACGCGGCCGAGGTCGACCCGAAGGGCTTCCGTTCCGGCGCGATGAACGAGCTGCTGCCCGACCCCGCGCGTTACCGCTGA
- a CDS encoding META domain-containing protein: protein MNPARSAARRGVARAGSLLGSVAAVPALLALLSLLSLASCAGPTSATTTADEPTGHTYLSTGVTEAGRPRPLAAGTRVRLEFTGDGRILADAGCSSMGGEASLGDGRVRVVGGLSRTDIGCDQPRYAQDDWLTAFLSAEPSWRVSGHRLVLTADRPHPRTRIVLLDREAADPDRPLLGTRWDVTTLVDGDTASDTASASAGPTSAHLVFSEDEVVGWTGCNGMGGQVTHTGTRLSFGQVISELRRCRGEPARVERHILGVLDGEVTYHVDGDRLTIDGPDGRGLVLTADRPGR from the coding sequence ATGAACCCCGCGCGCTCCGCCGCCCGCCGTGGCGTCGCCCGCGCCGGCAGTCTGCTCGGGTCCGTCGCCGCGGTGCCGGCCCTGCTCGCCCTGCTCTCCCTGCTCTCCCTGGCTAGTTGTGCCGGCCCCACCAGCGCGACCACGACGGCGGACGAGCCGACCGGCCACACGTACCTCTCCACCGGCGTGACCGAGGCGGGCAGACCGCGGCCGCTGGCGGCCGGCACCCGCGTCCGGCTGGAGTTCACCGGCGACGGCCGGATCCTCGCCGACGCCGGCTGCTCCTCCATGGGAGGTGAGGCCTCGCTGGGGGACGGGCGGGTCCGCGTCGTCGGTGGGCTGTCCCGCACCGACATCGGGTGCGACCAGCCCCGCTACGCACAGGACGACTGGCTGACCGCCTTCCTGAGTGCCGAGCCGTCCTGGCGGGTCAGCGGGCACCGGCTCGTCCTGACCGCCGACCGGCCGCACCCACGCACGCGGATCGTGTTGCTCGACCGCGAGGCCGCCGACCCCGACCGCCCGCTGCTCGGCACCCGCTGGGACGTGACGACGCTGGTCGACGGCGACACCGCGTCCGACACCGCGTCAGCGAGTGCCGGGCCGACCAGCGCCCACCTCGTCTTCTCCGAGGACGAGGTGGTCGGGTGGACCGGATGCAACGGCATGGGCGGGCAGGTGACCCACACCGGTACGCGGCTGTCGTTCGGTCAGGTCATCTCCGAGCTCAGGCGTTGCCGCGGTGAACCGGCCCGCGTCGAGCGGCACATCCTCGGCGTGCTCGACGGCGAGGTGACCTACCACGTCGACGGTGACCGGCTCACCATCGACGGACCCGACGGCAGGGGGCTGGTGCTCACCGCAGACCGCCCCGGCCGCTGA
- a CDS encoding type 1 glutamine amidotransferase domain-containing protein: MAKVAFLLADVFEDSEFQQPYDAVRDAGHEAVVVGKESGKQVTGKKGSKVTVDKSSGEVRAEEFDAVVVPGGYSPDKVRTDEASVAIARGVHEAGKPVAAICHAGWVLAEADIVRGRTVTSVASIRTDLKNAGANWVDQEVVEDGNLITSRTPDDLPAFCAALLKQLP, from the coding sequence ATGGCGAAGGTCGCATTCCTCCTCGCCGACGTCTTCGAGGACTCGGAGTTCCAGCAGCCCTACGACGCGGTCCGCGACGCCGGGCACGAGGCGGTCGTGGTGGGCAAGGAGTCCGGTAAGCAGGTCACCGGCAAGAAAGGCTCCAAGGTCACCGTCGACAAGAGCTCGGGCGAGGTGCGTGCCGAGGAGTTCGACGCGGTCGTCGTACCCGGCGGCTACTCGCCGGACAAGGTGCGCACCGACGAGGCGTCGGTCGCCATCGCCCGCGGCGTGCACGAGGCCGGCAAGCCGGTGGCGGCGATCTGCCACGCGGGCTGGGTGCTGGCCGAGGCCGACATCGTGCGCGGGCGCACGGTGACGTCGGTCGCCTCCATCCGCACCGATCTGAAGAACGCGGGCGCGAACTGGGTGGACCAGGAAGTCGTCGAGGACGGCAACCTCATCACCTCCCGTACGCCGGACGACCTGCCGGCGTTCTGCGCGGCGCTGCTGAAGCAGCTGCCCTGA